The DNA sequence ATGGCCCTGCTCAGGCTGACCCCCATGCCAGCGGGCATGGAGCAGGTGGAAGCAGGTGAGATGGGGATGGGTTTGTGCCCAGGGGATCCTTCATGCCCACACTCCTCCCAGACGCTGCACTGCTAGCAGGCCTGTCCGAGGACATCCTCTGTTTCTCCCGCTCCTTTGAGGACCTCACCTGCTtctgggatgaggaggagacaaCTGGGATGTGCCACTTCTACTACTGGTACAGCAGGTAGGAGatggtggggacacagcccAGCCTCTTCCTTActgcacagacagcagcagagTTGGGGTGTCACAGCAATCTGGGCCATCCCAGTGGCTCCAAGCTGCAAGGAGAGATGGAGAGCCCACAGAAGCTACACAGCAGCCACTGTGGCTGCACTgagcctgcagcagggctggggccttGGCTGTCCCACAGGGGATGGTGCCCTGCAGTAGATGGTGGCAcaggaaaggagctggggacactgaggtctTGGTGCTGTGCCCCACATTCCCTCTCCTCAAGCTTGGCCTGAGACAGGAGGTGTGAGGTGCTGCAAGACCCCACTGTCCATTCCTCAGGGATGCGCCCACAGCGTGCATGGTCTCCACATGGCACCATGGGACTGGTGGGAAGCGACATGTCTGCGTCTTCCCCAGCCAGGACGTGCGGCTCTTCACCCAACTCCACCTCCGTGTCCTGGATGCCACCACAAACTACACAAAGTATTGGCGGGAGCTCAGCGTGGATGCAGTGGGTGAGTTCCTCTGACTGGGCGATACTCTGTGACAACAGGACAGTCCCCAGATCTGGCGCCCCTGACCTTCTGCCTGCCACAGGGGCTGGCAACACCCTGAGCCCTGCATGCTGGCCACACAGGCAGCTTTGGGGGGGACTTCCATGTGTTCCCCAGCAGGACCAGGCATTGCCCAGaccggggctgctgcaggagggcaaACACCCTGGCATGTTCTCTGCAGGTCTCATTGCTCCCCCAGCGAACATCACGGCCcgctgggctggggctgcggGGCAGATCTGTGTGTCGTGGCAGCCACCACTCGCTGACTTCCTGAACTTCTTCCTCTACGAGGTGCAGtgctgccctgccagctccccagGGATGCCCTGCAACACCACACTGAATCCCGGGGGGCAGCACCCTGGAGACCCCTCCATCGAGTCCACTGTCAGCACCCACACACCCAGGGCTGGAGAAGCCTCCCCGGGAGTGGGGCAGGTACATAGAGGGgtcagggatgggcaggggggtTTGGAGCCTGCAGTTGCTCCTCAGCTTGGCCCCTCTCCTACAGAGGCTGGTCCAGGCCAACACCTGGGTGGTGCTCCGGGACCTGCAACCAGGGGTGAGGTACCACATCCAGGTGCGCAGCAAGCCCGACGGTACCTCCATGGACGGCGTCTGGGGGCCCTGGTCACAGGCAGTGGCTGCAGAGACACCCCACTCCTCTGGTGAGCAGCCGTCCCCTCTGCAGGGGTGCTGGCAGGAGCGACAGGGAGGCACCCAcgcctggggctgcagggggtggGAGTCCTGCTGTAGGTGAGGTACAACACCCAAGTTTTGGGGGGCCAAGGGGAagcagccccttccctgccctggctctcGCCTGCCCAGGAGACATCGGGCTGTGCTGCAGTACCCCTGACCTGCGGCACGTGCACTGCGAGTGGAGCTGGGACCCTGCAGAGACCCACAGCTCCCATCAGCTCTTCTACCGGCCACCTCCAAACGGGGCTGGCACAAGGTAAGGGGCATGGCAGGCATACGGCACTCAGGCAGGCACATCCCACAGACCACTGGTCCTGCTGGGTCCCAGTATCCCACACTGGGCCTCTTACCCTACCCTTGCTCTGTCCTGTCCTACAACCACCAATCTCATATCTCCTCACCACCTCTCCTGGCCACATTGCACCTCCAACTACAAGCAGCAGTAGCCTTCCTGGGCAAGTGCAGGAGGAATGCTGGCTGTGGGAATGCTTTGGTGGGACTGACTGGCTCCCCACTCCTCCCACAGGGAAGATGCATGGCAACAGTGCGGGGAGGTGAGCAGGGGGGCACAGAGCACCCATGCCTGCACCTTTCAGCCCAAGGCTGGCAGTGCCATCTCCGTCCTGGTGAATGTCACACGGACCCACATGCTGCCCACACTCAGCTACTTCAAAGAACCCTTTTGGCTGCACCAGGCTGGTGAGTCCCAGTGCCACtacagcccctgcctggctcacAGGGGACACAGTGTCCCATGATCCCTTTCACAGGA is a window from the Poecile atricapillus isolate bPoeAtr1 chromosome 7, bPoeAtr1.hap1, whole genome shotgun sequence genome containing:
- the MPL gene encoding thrombopoietin receptor isoform X3; this encodes MPTLLPDAALLAGLSEDILCFSRSFEDLTCFWDEEETTGMCHFYYWYSRDAPTACMVSTWHHGTGGKRHVCVFPSQDVRLFTQLHLRVLDATTNYTKYWRELSVDAVGLIAPPANITARWAGAAGQICVSWQPPLADFLNFFLYEVQCCPASSPGMPCNTTLNPGGQHPGDPSIESTVSTHTPRAGEASPGVGQRLVQANTWVVLRDLQPGVRYHIQVRSKPDGTSMDGVWGPWSQAVAAETPHSSGDIGLCCSTPDLRHVHCEWSWDPAETHSSHQLFYRPPPNGAGTREDAWQQCGEVSRGAQSTHACTFQPKAGSAISVLVNVTRTHMLPTLSYFKEPFWLHQAVLTEAPQLVQATVSQGRLSLQWLPPLELLAEQLDYQVRYATENSHDWKVGPGQDTPSSPAHLRGQANRDPPFGALATPEQPCLQLGCAPQVLQVPRAARKEVLDLRPGTRYHAQVRAQPSGPWYQGSWSAWSKPVVVDAMADTGWLIPSVAVVLLLFSAVLLGLRCTFPSLYSNVKEKLWPPVPDLHRALGNFLQESSKHGQVRGWSRAAQLTPGAARRAAPTTSTACPPRTAPSTSSRRRRPSCPAYWRCCPARGARRARHRSTLGAACPARTSPTSPTCS
- the MPL gene encoding thrombopoietin receptor isoform X2, translating into MGRGEPPARLPELHSHHFPDKGIAQRSRSSSQDTGKGRVRHVWLQHMGCRMAACLCQSWQLSLLPAILLSLRSPPSAPEPVTSQDAALLAGLSEDILCFSRSFEDLTCFWDEEETTGMCHFYYWYSRDAPTACMVSTWHHGTGGKRHVCVFPSQDVRLFTQLHLRVLDATTNYTKYWRELSVDAVGLIAPPANITARWAGAAGQICVSWQPPLADFLNFFLYEVQCCPASSPGMPCNTTLNPGGQHPGDPSIESTVSTHTPRAGEASPGVGQRLVQANTWVVLRDLQPGVRYHIQVRSKPDGTSMDGVWGPWSQAVAAETPHSSGDIGLCCSTPDLRHVHCEWSWDPAETHSSHQLFYRPPPNGAGTREDAWQQCGEVSRGAQSTHACTFQPKAGSAISVLVNVTRTHMLPTLSYFKEPFWLHQAVLTEAPQLVQATVSQGRLSLQWLPPLELLAEQLDYQVRYATENSHDWKVLQVPRAARKEVLDLRPGTRYHAQVRAQPSGPWYQGSWSAWSKPVVVDAMADTGWLIPSVAVVLLLFSAVLLGLRCTFPSLYSNVKEKLWPPVPDLHRALGNFLQESSKHGQVRGWSRAAQLTPGAARRAAPTTSTACPPRTAPSTSSRRRRPSCPAYWRCCPARGARRARHRSTLGAACPARTSPTSPTCS
- the MPL gene encoding thrombopoietin receptor isoform X5, with protein sequence MGRGEPPARLPELHSHHFPDKGIAQRSRSSSQDTGKGRVRHVWLQHMGCRMAACLCQSWQLSLLPAILLSLRSPPSAPEPVTSQDAALLAGLSEDILCFSRSFEDLTCFWDEEETTGMCHFYYWYSRDAPTACMVSTWHHGTGGKRHVCVFPSQDVRLFTQLHLRVLDATTNYTKYWRELSVDAVGLIAPPANITARWAGAAGQICVSWQPPLADFLNFFLYEVQCCPASSPGMPCNTTLNPGGQHPGDPSIESTVSTHTPRAGEASPGVGQRLVQANTWVVLRDLQPGVRYHIQVRSKPDGTSMDGVWGPWSQAVAAETPHSSGDIGLCCSTPDLRHVHCEWSWDPAETHSSHQLFYRPPPNGAGTREDAWQQCGEVSRGAQSTHACTFQPKAGSAISVLVNVTRTHMLPTLSYFKEPFWLHQAGWLIPSVAVVLLLFSAVLLGLRCTFPSLYSNVKEKLWPPVPDLHRALGNFLQESSKHGQVRGWSRAAQLTPGAARRAAPTTSTACPPRTAPSTSSRRRRPSCPAYWRCCPARGARRARHRSTLGAACPARTSPTSPTCS
- the MPL gene encoding thrombopoietin receptor isoform X6, coding for MGRGEPPARLPELHSHHFPDKGIAQRSRSSSQDTGKGRVRHVWLQHMGCRMAACLCQSWQLSLLPAILLSLRSPPSAPEPVTSQDAALLAGLSEDILCFSRSFEDLTCFWDEEETTGMCHFYYWYSRDAPTACMVSTWHHGTGGKRHVCVFPSQDVRLFTQLHLRVLDATTNYTKYWRELSVDAVGLIAPPANITARWAGAAGQICVSWQPPLADFLNFFLYEVQCCPASSPGMPCNTTLNPGGQHPGDPSIESTVSTHTPRAGEASPGVGQRLVQANTWVVLRDLQPGVRYHIQVRSKPDGTSMDGVWGPWSQAVAAETPHSSGDIGLCCSTPDLRHVHCEWSWDPAETHSSHQLFYRPPPNGAGTREDAWQQCGEVSRGAQSTHACTFQPKAGSAISVLVNVTRTHMLPTLSYFKEPFWLHQAVLTEAPQLVQATVSQGRLSLQWLPPLELLAEQLDYQVRYATENSHDWKVLQVPRAARKEVLDLRPGTRYHAQVRAQPSGPWYQGSWSAWSKPVVVDAMADTGKRQGRAGGWSSQAADRRRRRLQRSSSDAGWLIPSVAVVLLLFSAVLLGLRCTFPSLYSNVKEKLWPPVPDLHRALGNFLQESSKHGQDSAFDKQPPEEAVVPCLLEVLPGPRREAGPPPEHAGGRLSSTDIANQSYLLMSGWEPRGATTAPTPP
- the MPL gene encoding thrombopoietin receptor isoform X4; translation: MCHFYYWYSRDAPTACMVSTWHHGTGGKRHVCVFPSQDVRLFTQLHLRVLDATTNYTKYWRELSVDAVGLIAPPANITARWAGAAGQICVSWQPPLADFLNFFLYEVQCCPASSPGMPCNTTLNPGGQHPGDPSIESTVSTHTPRAGEASPGVGQRLVQANTWVVLRDLQPGVRYHIQVRSKPDGTSMDGVWGPWSQAVAAETPHSSGDIGLCCSTPDLRHVHCEWSWDPAETHSSHQLFYRPPPNGAGTREDAWQQCGEVSRGAQSTHACTFQPKAGSAISVLVNVTRTHMLPTLSYFKEPFWLHQAVLTEAPQLVQATVSQGRLSLQWLPPLELLAEQLDYQVRYATENSHDWKVGPGQDTPSSPAHLRGQANRDPPFGALATPEQPCLQLGCAPQVLQVPRAARKEVLDLRPGTRYHAQVRAQPSGPWYQGSWSAWSKPVVVDAMADTGWLIPSVAVVLLLFSAVLLGLRCTFPSLYSNVKEKLWPPVPDLHRALGNFLQESSKHGQVRGWSRAAQLTPGAARRAAPTTSTACPPRTAPSTSSRRRRPSCPAYWRCCPARGARRARHRSTLGAACPARTSPTSPTCS